The following are from one region of the Actinoplanes sp. L3-i22 genome:
- a CDS encoding DUF4157 domain-containing protein, which translates to MGSNRQPAERRSESGPKAAPTGRPAAGALDLPALQRMVGNRAVGELLAARSHDAGCGDGCGHGGSDTADRLVETALRGSGQPLETPFQREMESTFNSDLSGVREFRGPAAERAAAAVEAKAFTIGDSIVYGAGSQSTETRIHELTHVVKPITAAGSTVGGVDVTDPGGAGEREAEANARRIASGGPSTVTGA; encoded by the coding sequence GTGGGCAGCAACCGGCAACCGGCCGAGAGGCGTTCCGAGTCCGGGCCGAAGGCCGCACCCACCGGGCGACCGGCGGCGGGCGCCCTGGACCTGCCCGCCCTGCAGCGGATGGTCGGCAACCGCGCGGTCGGTGAGCTGCTGGCCGCGCGCAGCCACGACGCCGGATGTGGCGACGGCTGCGGCCACGGCGGCTCGGACACCGCGGACCGGCTGGTCGAGACGGCCCTGCGGGGCAGCGGTCAGCCGCTGGAGACGCCCTTCCAGCGGGAGATGGAGTCGACCTTCAATTCCGACCTTTCCGGCGTGCGGGAATTCCGCGGGCCGGCCGCCGAACGGGCCGCGGCCGCCGTCGAGGCGAAGGCGTTCACGATCGGCGACTCCATCGTGTACGGAGCCGGCAGTCAGTCCACGGAGACCCGGATCCACGAGCTCACCCACGTGGTCAAACCGATCACCGCGGCCGGCTCGACGGTCGGCGGGGTCGACGTGACCGACCCGGGCGGCGCCGGCGAGCGCGAGGCCGAGGCGAACGCCCGGCGGATCGCATCGGGTGGCCCGAGCACAGTGACCGGAGCCTGA
- a CDS encoding FxsB family cyclophane-forming radical SAM/SPASM peptide maturase, translating to MSGGWPDPALDVGALKRGGWRPTPFRDVVLKVHQRCNLACDYCYVYTMADQSWRDRPTVMDQRTWRLAAERTAAHADAHDLAGMRLVLHGGEPLLAGAARLDELIGDFRAAFPAGRRLDVLIQTNGTLLDEAAVAVFRRHGVRVGVSLDGPAAANDLRRHRSDGRGSAAGVDRALRLLPAELFAGLLCVIDPATDPIACYEALLRYRPPAIDLLLPHANWDGPPAVAYAPWLITIFDRWYDAPRQETSIRLFEDVMTLLLGGAGRSEQVGLSPVAVIVVETDGAIELVDSLKSAYPGACATGRTVFDHDFDAVLEHPGVAARQIGAEALCDGCRACPLHQVCGGGHYAHRYRSPDGFRNPSVYCADLAALIRHVQRRVAADLRRP from the coding sequence ATGAGTGGCGGGTGGCCGGATCCGGCACTGGACGTGGGTGCCCTCAAGCGCGGCGGATGGCGGCCGACGCCGTTCCGGGACGTGGTGCTGAAGGTGCACCAGCGGTGCAACCTGGCGTGCGACTACTGCTACGTCTACACCATGGCCGACCAGTCCTGGCGCGATCGGCCGACCGTGATGGATCAGCGCACCTGGCGGCTCGCCGCCGAGCGGACGGCCGCCCACGCCGACGCGCACGACCTGGCCGGGATGCGTCTCGTGCTGCACGGCGGCGAGCCGCTGCTGGCCGGGGCGGCGCGGCTGGACGAGCTGATCGGCGACTTCCGGGCGGCGTTCCCGGCCGGGCGGCGGCTCGACGTGCTGATCCAGACGAACGGGACGCTGCTCGACGAGGCGGCCGTCGCGGTGTTCCGCCGGCACGGCGTGCGGGTGGGGGTCAGCCTGGACGGCCCGGCGGCCGCCAATGACCTGCGGCGACACCGGAGCGACGGGCGGGGCAGCGCGGCCGGCGTGGACCGGGCGCTGCGGCTGCTGCCGGCCGAGCTGTTCGCCGGGCTGCTCTGCGTGATCGACCCGGCGACCGATCCGATCGCCTGCTACGAGGCCCTGCTGCGGTACCGGCCGCCGGCGATCGACCTGCTGCTCCCGCACGCGAACTGGGACGGCCCGCCGGCCGTGGCGTACGCGCCCTGGCTGATCACGATCTTCGACCGCTGGTACGACGCGCCCCGCCAGGAGACCTCGATCCGCCTCTTCGAGGACGTGATGACGCTGCTGCTGGGCGGCGCCGGCCGGTCCGAGCAGGTCGGCCTCAGCCCGGTCGCGGTGATCGTGGTGGAGACCGACGGCGCGATCGAGCTGGTCGACTCGCTGAAGTCGGCGTACCCCGGGGCGTGCGCCACCGGGCGGACCGTTTTCGACCACGACTTCGACGCGGTGCTGGAGCATCCCGGCGTGGCCGCCCGGCAGATCGGCGCCGAGGCGCTGTGCGACGGGTGCCGGGCCTGCCCGCTGCATCAGGTCTGCGGCGGCGGGCACTACGCGCACCGCTACCGCTCCCCCGATGGGTTTCGCAACCCCTCGGTCTACTGCGCCGACCTGGCCGCGCTGATCCGGCACGTGCAGCGGCGCGTCGCGGCCGATCTGCGGCGACCCTGA
- a CDS encoding 2-isopropylmalate synthase: MINWNPQQPSPMPFHRYRPAHERVGVPITDRTWPTRRQTAAPLWVPVDLRDGNQALAEPMDAERKLRAFRMMVAMGFKEIEVGYPSASGLDFDFVRLLAERDDLVPDDVTVVVFTAARDDLIRRTVEAVDGLPKAVVHMYTATAPTWRDVVLRASRSELTARILDAAGVILSATDRLRSTYTRFEFSPEVFNLTEPDYVLEVCNAVTERWDATPDRPVIHNLPATVEIATPNVYADQIEWMSRHLDRRDDVILSVHPHNDRGTGVACAELAVLAGAQRVEGCLFGNGERTGNVDLVTLAMNLYAQGIDPKLDFSDIDEVRRTVEYYNRLPVPERHPYAGDLVYTAFSGTHQDAIDKGLIFHAKRAAELGVEPSQAPWEVPYLPVDPVDVGRSYQAVIRVNSQSGKGGVAYLLRTGHGLDLPAGLRAEVGALAQAASEGQAAGGELSAAGLWALFRDEYLVTPGFSVDLDGVRVVEEVTHPWRDGVITYVRCRIGRAERWGAGVAATSAAARQAAVTSAARRSAHSTV, from the coding sequence ATGATCAATTGGAATCCCCAGCAGCCCAGCCCGATGCCGTTCCACCGTTACCGCCCCGCGCACGAGCGGGTCGGCGTACCGATCACCGACCGGACCTGGCCGACCCGGCGGCAGACCGCCGCCCCGCTGTGGGTGCCGGTCGACCTGCGCGACGGCAACCAGGCGCTGGCGGAGCCGATGGACGCCGAGCGCAAACTGCGGGCGTTCCGGATGATGGTCGCGATGGGCTTCAAGGAGATCGAGGTCGGCTACCCGTCGGCGAGCGGGCTGGACTTCGACTTCGTCCGGCTGCTGGCCGAACGGGACGACCTGGTCCCGGACGACGTGACCGTGGTGGTGTTCACCGCGGCACGGGACGATCTGATCCGCCGTACCGTCGAAGCAGTTGATGGTTTGCCGAAGGCCGTCGTGCACATGTACACCGCGACCGCGCCGACCTGGCGGGACGTGGTGTTACGGGCGTCGCGGAGCGAGCTGACGGCCCGGATCCTGGACGCGGCGGGCGTGATCCTGTCCGCGACTGATCGGCTGAGGAGCACCTACACCCGGTTCGAGTTCAGTCCGGAGGTCTTCAACCTGACCGAGCCGGACTACGTGCTGGAGGTCTGCAACGCGGTCACCGAACGGTGGGACGCGACGCCGGACCGGCCGGTCATCCACAACCTGCCGGCCACGGTCGAGATCGCCACGCCGAACGTCTACGCCGACCAGATCGAGTGGATGAGCCGGCACCTGGACCGGCGCGACGACGTGATCCTGTCGGTGCATCCGCACAACGATCGCGGCACCGGCGTGGCCTGCGCGGAGCTGGCCGTGCTGGCCGGCGCGCAGCGGGTCGAGGGCTGCCTGTTCGGCAACGGCGAGCGCACCGGCAACGTCGACCTGGTCACGCTGGCGATGAACCTGTACGCCCAGGGCATCGACCCGAAGCTGGACTTCTCCGACATCGACGAGGTCCGCCGGACGGTCGAGTACTACAACCGGCTGCCGGTGCCGGAGCGGCACCCGTACGCCGGGGACCTGGTGTACACGGCGTTCTCCGGCACCCATCAGGACGCCATCGACAAGGGGCTGATCTTCCACGCCAAGCGCGCCGCCGAGCTGGGCGTCGAGCCGTCACAGGCGCCGTGGGAGGTGCCGTACCTGCCGGTGGACCCGGTCGACGTGGGCCGGTCGTACCAGGCGGTGATCCGGGTGAACAGCCAGTCCGGGAAGGGTGGGGTGGCGTACCTGCTGCGGACCGGGCACGGGCTGGACCTGCCGGCCGGGCTGCGGGCCGAGGTGGGCGCGCTGGCCCAGGCGGCGAGCGAGGGCCAGGCCGCCGGCGGGGAGCTGAGCGCGGCCGGGCTGTGGGCGCTGTTCCGGGACGAATACCTGGTCACGCCCGGCTTCTCGGTGGACCTGGACGGGGTCCGGGTGGTCGAGGAGGTCACGCATCCCTGGCGGGACGGGGTGATCACGTACGTCCGCTGCCGGATCGGCCGGGCGGAACGCTGGGGTGCGGGGGTGGCCGCGACGTCCGCCGCGGCCCGGCAGGCCGCGGTCACCAGCGCCGCCCGCCGCAGCGCGCACTCCACCGTCTGA
- a CDS encoding TrmH family RNA methyltransferase, whose translation MSRTLRISSRNATFQQWQALLTNRTKRHRAGEFVVQGVRPITLALEHDWPVRAVLLDDSRRLSQWSHDILDRTSGVSRFALDADLMRELGGKDEESPELLAVVEMPADDLDRLPVGPKMLTLVFDRPTSPANVGALIRSADAFGASGLIITGHAADPYDPKAVRASTGSLFAVPVVQVASHREVVDDVIALRRDNIPVEILGSDESGDVELADHDLTGPKMIVIGNEARGLSGAWREACDHILRIPMTGAASSLNAAAAGTVVLYEAARQRRA comes from the coding sequence ATGTCCAGGACTTTGCGGATCAGCAGCCGGAACGCGACCTTCCAGCAGTGGCAGGCGCTGCTCACCAACCGCACCAAGCGGCACCGCGCCGGCGAGTTCGTGGTCCAGGGCGTCCGCCCGATCACCCTGGCCCTGGAGCACGACTGGCCGGTCCGCGCGGTCCTGCTCGACGACTCCCGCCGGCTGTCCCAGTGGAGTCACGACATCCTGGACCGGACGTCCGGCGTGTCGCGGTTCGCCCTCGACGCCGACCTGATGCGTGAGCTGGGCGGCAAGGACGAGGAGTCGCCCGAGCTGCTCGCCGTGGTGGAGATGCCGGCCGACGATCTGGACCGGCTGCCGGTCGGGCCGAAGATGCTGACCCTGGTCTTCGACCGGCCGACCAGCCCGGCCAACGTCGGCGCGCTGATCCGCTCGGCGGACGCGTTCGGCGCGTCCGGCCTGATCATCACCGGGCACGCCGCCGACCCGTACGACCCGAAGGCCGTCCGGGCCAGCACCGGCTCGCTGTTCGCGGTCCCGGTGGTCCAGGTGGCGAGCCACCGCGAGGTGGTCGACGACGTGATCGCGCTGCGCCGCGACAACATCCCGGTGGAGATTCTCGGCAGCGACGAGAGCGGCGACGTGGAGCTGGCCGACCACGACCTGACCGGGCCGAAGATGATCGTCATCGGCAACGAGGCCCGCGGCCTGAGCGGCGCCTGGCGGGAAGCCTGCGACCACATCCTGCGCATCCCGATGACCGGCGCCGCCAGCTCCCTGAACGCCGCCGCGGCCGGCACCGTCGTCCTCTACGAGGCGGCCCGCCAGCGCCGTGCCTAG
- a CDS encoding NAD(P)/FAD-dependent oxidoreductase — protein sequence MTTPKVVVVGGGYGGIAAARGLDDVADVTLVEPRETFVHNVAALRAAVDPVWAEKIFIPYDGLLSRGRIVRDQVTRVEPGRVDLGSGAHLDADYVVLATGTTSPFPSRMDVATRAAALDRLGDVRDALGRAGQVLLLGAGAIGLEFAGEIAVALPSTSVTLVDPSPAVAGGRFPAEFGTEVAAQLAALGVNVLLGTKLTAAPDVPPGVVRPFTVTTADGDVLAADLWFPCYGGEVSSGYLGDALVAARQPDGRLAVDEHLRVTGHERVFAVGDLTAVPEMKMARAAGAHGELVAANIRALIEGAALTAYQPFPDGIALTLGPAGGVTWAPEWGGLLGAEQTSQLKATFLLERFEELLGARTPAG from the coding sequence ATGACAACTCCGAAGGTAGTGGTGGTGGGCGGCGGTTACGGCGGCATCGCGGCGGCCCGTGGCCTGGACGACGTCGCCGACGTGACGCTGGTCGAACCCCGCGAGACGTTCGTGCACAACGTCGCCGCGCTGCGCGCCGCGGTCGATCCGGTCTGGGCCGAGAAGATCTTCATTCCGTACGACGGTCTGCTGTCCCGGGGCCGGATCGTGCGCGACCAGGTGACCCGCGTCGAGCCGGGCCGGGTGGACCTGGGCAGCGGCGCCCACCTGGACGCCGACTACGTGGTGCTGGCCACCGGCACGACCAGCCCCTTCCCGTCCAGGATGGACGTCGCCACCCGGGCCGCCGCCCTGGACCGGCTGGGTGACGTGCGGGACGCGCTCGGGCGGGCCGGCCAGGTGCTGCTGCTCGGCGCGGGGGCGATCGGCCTCGAGTTCGCCGGCGAGATCGCGGTGGCCCTGCCCTCGACGTCGGTGACGCTGGTCGACCCGTCGCCCGCGGTGGCCGGCGGCCGGTTCCCCGCGGAGTTCGGCACCGAGGTGGCCGCGCAACTGGCCGCGCTCGGGGTGAACGTGCTGCTCGGCACGAAGCTGACCGCGGCGCCGGACGTTCCGCCCGGTGTCGTGCGCCCGTTCACGGTCACCACCGCGGACGGCGACGTGCTCGCCGCCGACCTGTGGTTCCCGTGCTACGGCGGCGAGGTGAGCAGCGGATATCTCGGCGACGCGCTGGTCGCCGCGCGACAGCCGGACGGGCGGCTCGCGGTCGACGAGCACCTGCGGGTCACCGGGCACGAGCGGGTGTTCGCGGTCGGCGACCTGACCGCGGTGCCGGAGATGAAGATGGCCCGGGCGGCCGGCGCGCACGGCGAGCTGGTGGCGGCCAACATCCGGGCGCTGATCGAAGGGGCCGCGCTCACCGCCTATCAGCCGTTCCCGGACGGCATCGCGCTGACCCTGGGCCCGGCCGGCGGCGTGACCTGGGCCCCGGAGTGGGGCGGCCTGCTCGGCGCGGAGCAGACCTCGCAGCTCAAGGCCACGTTCCTGCTGGAGCGCTTCGAGGAGCTGCTCGGCGCCCGCACCCCGGCCGGCTAG